In a genomic window of Deltaproteobacteria bacterium:
- a CDS encoding MBL fold metallo-hydrolase has translation MEHAELTVEAFENGPFMENCYIVAERTSGAALLVDPGDEEQRLLARVRELGLTVQGIVNTHAHIDHMGAVAPLKRLLGVPFAMHQGDQPVLASAPVVAGFFGLRAPEVPEVDRWLAHGDTVTVGAIDGQVLHTPGHSPGGCCFYFPRQAVLITGDTLFAGSIGRTDLPGGDLETLLASLRERILTLPDEVTVYSGHGPSTTVGRERRANPYLQGDFEG, from the coding sequence ATGGAACACGCAGAGCTGACGGTCGAGGCGTTCGAGAACGGCCCCTTCATGGAGAACTGCTACATCGTGGCCGAACGCACGAGCGGCGCGGCGCTGCTCGTCGACCCGGGGGACGAGGAGCAGCGGCTCCTCGCGCGGGTGCGCGAGCTCGGCCTCACGGTGCAGGGCATCGTCAACACGCACGCCCACATCGATCACATGGGGGCCGTGGCGCCGCTCAAGCGGCTCCTCGGCGTCCCCTTCGCCATGCACCAGGGGGACCAGCCGGTCCTGGCGTCGGCGCCCGTGGTGGCCGGGTTCTTCGGCCTGCGCGCCCCCGAGGTCCCCGAGGTGGACCGCTGGCTCGCGCACGGGGACACCGTCACCGTCGGTGCGATCGACGGCCAGGTGCTGCATACGCCGGGTCACTCCCCGGGAGGCTGCTGCTTCTACTTTCCCCGGCAGGCGGTGCTGATCACGGGAGACACGCTCTTCGCCGGCTCGATCGGGCGCACCGACCTGCCCGGCGGCGACCTCGAGACCCTGCTCGCCTCGCTGCGCGAGCGGATCCTCACGCTCCCCGACGAGGTCACGGTCTACAGCGGGCACGGTCCGTCCACCACCGTAGGCCGGGAGCGGCGCGCGAACCCCTACCTGCAGGGAGATTTCGAGGGCTGA
- a CDS encoding sulfatase-like hydrolase/transferase, with protein MAASPLATSPSRHAQVALHAFAALFLYGLIYRARLYYDLFVQADKPFQFLPERYSITYLLKFVVWELAVAAAIAGCALVVGRAYRLVWPTARTRIPLWVGVVLLQPLLFLVALLSSLHHVLIFTMETGLTREVVVESLSAPSLADTSVVRAADAVVLAAPLGLFWLSFALPARMARWRNRGLAVLAALVVLLNLVHWRDPKPLLAAELRQSPVWFAVPEVIAGIQALQEGSERPSRGNRPHAAGLDDESPTRDRPQEGPKKERAEDGPTAAPAPATFQAQLDSPRFVHPTFVRPEVQPKKTLPPAAKGPWNVVLVIMESTGLQYAFRTKVGNKVPMPFLQRLSEQSLFLANHFASGNSSPRAIFSILSGLNPMPQVRIFSLRKDLRIPSFATLLGESYEKFLVTPAPLDWYFPRAFVVNSGLKELWDYGSLPVRGKVEGRSMSKDEGKTVDFFLDRLGKVKGPFFGVYYSFVAHWPYPDYGAPCQVLPPVKPLYRYYNNLRCLDLQLERIYERLKSLGQLDRTILAVVGDHGEAFGQHGRNWTHSRGSYNENYQVPMLFHQPRLFAARKVTEATSHVDLLPTLVDAMGLKHEERLLQGESLFQDRFRRRYVFLWGNENTLTAIKESRLKLQISFKTNECWVFDLVADPDEQKRLSCKEHEEQRQAALLYQRYQTQLLKRYNDAAQNGRTL; from the coding sequence ATGGCAGCGTCTCCTCTCGCGACCTCTCCGTCGCGGCACGCGCAGGTGGCCCTGCACGCGTTCGCTGCGCTCTTCCTCTACGGACTCATCTACCGCGCGCGGCTCTACTACGACCTGTTCGTGCAGGCGGACAAGCCCTTCCAGTTCCTCCCCGAGCGGTACTCGATCACCTATCTCCTCAAGTTCGTGGTCTGGGAGCTGGCCGTGGCGGCGGCGATCGCCGGCTGCGCCCTGGTCGTTGGCCGGGCGTACCGGCTGGTCTGGCCCACGGCGCGGACCCGCATCCCTCTGTGGGTCGGCGTGGTCCTGCTCCAGCCGCTGCTCTTCCTGGTCGCGCTCCTCTCGAGCCTGCACCACGTGCTGATCTTCACCATGGAGACGGGGCTCACGCGGGAGGTGGTGGTCGAGAGCCTCTCCGCGCCGTCGCTCGCCGACACCTCGGTGGTTCGCGCTGCCGACGCCGTGGTGCTCGCCGCCCCGCTCGGGCTCTTCTGGCTCTCCTTCGCCCTCCCCGCGCGAATGGCCCGGTGGCGTAACCGCGGGCTCGCCGTCCTCGCCGCGCTCGTGGTCCTGCTGAACCTCGTGCATTGGCGCGACCCGAAGCCGCTCCTCGCCGCGGAGCTGCGCCAGAGCCCCGTGTGGTTCGCGGTGCCCGAGGTGATCGCCGGGATCCAGGCGCTGCAGGAGGGCAGCGAGCGACCGAGCCGGGGCAACCGCCCGCACGCCGCGGGTCTCGACGACGAGTCCCCGACGCGCGATCGCCCGCAGGAGGGGCCGAAGAAGGAGCGCGCGGAAGACGGTCCCACCGCCGCCCCCGCTCCGGCCACGTTTCAGGCGCAGCTCGACTCGCCGCGCTTCGTGCATCCGACCTTCGTCAGACCCGAGGTGCAGCCGAAGAAGACGCTACCTCCCGCGGCGAAGGGCCCCTGGAACGTGGTGCTCGTGATCATGGAGAGCACCGGGCTGCAGTACGCCTTTCGCACCAAGGTCGGAAACAAGGTGCCGATGCCGTTTCTTCAGCGCCTCTCCGAGCAGAGCCTCTTTCTCGCGAACCATTTCGCCTCGGGGAATTCCAGCCCACGCGCCATCTTCTCGATCCTGAGCGGTCTCAATCCGATGCCGCAGGTGCGCATCTTCTCCCTGCGCAAGGACCTCCGCATCCCCTCGTTTGCGACGCTGCTCGGGGAGTCGTACGAGAAGTTCCTGGTCACTCCAGCCCCGCTCGACTGGTATTTCCCTCGGGCGTTCGTGGTGAACAGCGGACTCAAGGAGCTCTGGGACTACGGCTCGCTCCCCGTTCGCGGCAAGGTCGAGGGGCGCTCGATGTCCAAGGACGAAGGGAAGACGGTGGACTTCTTCCTCGACCGCCTCGGCAAGGTGAAGGGCCCCTTCTTCGGCGTGTACTACAGCTTCGTCGCGCACTGGCCGTATCCCGACTACGGGGCCCCCTGCCAGGTTCTGCCGCCCGTCAAGCCGCTCTACCGCTACTACAACAACCTGCGCTGCCTCGACCTGCAGCTCGAACGCATCTACGAGCGGCTCAAGTCTCTCGGGCAGCTCGACCGGACGATCCTCGCGGTCGTCGGGGATCACGGCGAGGCCTTCGGCCAGCACGGCCGCAACTGGACGCACTCGCGCGGGAGCTACAACGAGAACTACCAGGTCCCGATGCTCTTTCACCAGCCGCGCCTCTTCGCCGCGCGCAAGGTGACGGAGGCGACGAGCCACGTGGACCTCCTGCCCACGCTCGTGGACGCCATGGGCTTGAAACACGAGGAGCGGCTCCTGCAGGGCGAATCGCTCTTTCAGGACCGCTTTCGTCGGCGCTACGTCTTTCTGTGGGGGAACGAGAACACGCTCACGGCGATCAAAGAGTCGCGCCTGAAGCTCCAGATCTCGTTCAAGACGAACGAGTGCTGGGTCTTCGATCTCGTCGCAGACCCCGACGAACAGAAGCGCCTGAGCTGCAAGGAACACGAGGAGCAGAGGCAGGCCGCGCTCCTCTACCAGCGCTATCAGACGCAGCTGCTCAAGCGTTACAACGACGCTGCGCAGAACGGGCGAACGCTCTAG
- a CDS encoding TerB family tellurite resistance protein — MRSFMNDVVNEPRFGREVLKLLLQVAWADHRLQLVEAKLLGDQARRFGVAPEDERELREAVAGRAALPAPDLGYLRQHREAALRAVRELIVADAHVTDEEREIVAEIETILGPT; from the coding sequence ATGCGCTCCTTCATGAACGACGTCGTCAACGAGCCGAGGTTCGGCCGCGAGGTGCTCAAGCTGCTCTTGCAAGTGGCGTGGGCCGATCACCGTCTGCAGCTCGTCGAGGCGAAGCTGCTCGGGGATCAGGCTCGGCGTTTCGGCGTCGCTCCCGAAGATGAGCGAGAGCTCCGCGAGGCCGTGGCGGGACGCGCCGCGCTGCCTGCACCCGACCTCGGCTACCTACGACAGCATCGGGAGGCGGCCCTGCGGGCGGTGAGAGAGCTCATCGTGGCCGACGCACACGTCACGGACGAGGAACGAGAGATTGTTGCGGAGATCGAGACGATTCTGGGGCCCACCTAG
- a CDS encoding right-handed parallel beta-helix repeat-containing protein: MSLTKKTLARGRGAGRGTQSWLGGALALTVSLAASSAYAATYYVGKTGCSDTGSGTSSQPFCTVQKGTKSLKAGDTLVIGAGSYSERLVVSSLKATAAAPVTIKAADGAAPVIEGSGVGVNDAGLIHVADSAYINLSGLTSHASAYYGINVTRSSFVTLEKMKMDTSRHGGIVVDQGSSNVKVLNSEVVRADGNGGGIHEAITISGSHYATVAGNLVHDNAMEGIDVKDASTYAEVYGNTLYGNKAVAIYLNHSTNSRFFDNRVYNNGASAFQITVGDGAMGAALTTNNQIFRNVAYGNAYCGLEFWPSGGGDMGNNTIYNNVFNANKHYGIQFSSNGGKVTGNVIRNNIISNNGLGGFTGSAMSANTVSNNLFFGATAAGANATTGDPRFVNAAAGDFQLQSGSPAIDKGFDMGLPKVGSLDIGAFEFGLGGPAPAPAPAPAPAPAPAPAPAPAPAPAPAPAPAPAPAPAPAPAPAPAPAPAPAPAPAPAPAPAPAPAPAPAPAPAPAPAPAPAPAPAPAPAPVPANNPGTPGSASGSGSVNGLPAGTQSPELGLAGASNATANGTVTGTVEGPAAEQETLLGGCQVGATSSSAASSLLTAGLLLGLVALARRRRAR; encoded by the coding sequence ATGTCGCTGACCAAGAAGACTCTGGCGCGTGGTCGTGGAGCGGGTAGAGGGACACAGAGTTGGCTGGGAGGAGCTCTGGCGCTCACGGTCAGTCTCGCGGCGAGCTCGGCGTATGCCGCTACCTACTACGTTGGCAAGACCGGTTGCAGCGATACCGGCAGCGGCACCTCGTCGCAGCCGTTCTGTACGGTGCAAAAGGGCACGAAGAGCCTCAAGGCGGGCGACACGCTCGTCATCGGCGCGGGGAGCTACAGCGAACGTCTGGTGGTGAGCAGCCTCAAGGCCACGGCGGCCGCGCCCGTGACGATCAAGGCGGCGGACGGCGCGGCGCCGGTCATCGAAGGCAGCGGCGTGGGGGTCAACGACGCGGGCCTCATCCACGTGGCGGACAGCGCGTACATCAACCTGAGCGGGTTGACCTCGCACGCCTCCGCCTACTACGGCATCAACGTCACGCGCTCGAGCTTCGTCACGCTCGAGAAGATGAAGATGGACACGAGCCGGCACGGCGGCATCGTCGTGGATCAGGGCTCGTCGAACGTGAAGGTGCTGAACTCCGAGGTCGTGCGCGCGGATGGGAACGGCGGCGGCATTCACGAGGCGATCACGATCAGCGGCTCGCACTACGCGACCGTGGCGGGGAATCTGGTCCACGACAACGCGATGGAGGGGATCGACGTCAAGGACGCCTCCACCTACGCCGAGGTGTACGGCAACACGCTCTACGGCAACAAGGCGGTGGCGATCTACCTGAACCACTCCACGAACAGCCGCTTCTTTGACAACCGCGTCTACAACAACGGCGCCTCGGCCTTCCAGATCACGGTCGGGGACGGGGCCATGGGTGCGGCGCTGACCACGAACAACCAGATCTTCCGCAACGTGGCCTATGGCAACGCCTACTGCGGCCTCGAGTTCTGGCCTTCGGGCGGCGGCGACATGGGGAACAACACGATCTACAACAACGTCTTCAACGCCAACAAGCACTACGGCATCCAGTTCTCGAGCAACGGCGGCAAGGTGACGGGCAACGTCATCCGCAACAACATCATCTCGAACAACGGCCTCGGAGGGTTCACCGGCAGCGCGATGAGCGCGAACACCGTGTCGAACAACCTCTTCTTCGGCGCGACGGCTGCGGGCGCAAACGCCACCACGGGAGACCCCAGGTTTGTCAACGCCGCCGCCGGTGACTTCCAGCTCCAGTCGGGTAGCCCGGCCATCGACAAGGGCTTCGACATGGGTCTGCCGAAGGTCGGCTCGCTGGACATCGGCGCCTTCGAGTTCGGCCTCGGCGGGCCCGCTCCGGCTCCGGCGCCCGCGCCCGCACCGGCTCCCGCACCGGCGCCTGCGCCTGCGCCCGCTCCGGCTCCCGCGCCCGCTCCGGCTCCGGCTCCGGCTCCGGCTCCTGCGCCCGCTCCGGCTCCGGCTCCGGCTCCGGCTCCGGCTCCCGCTCCTGCTCCTGCTCCTGCTCCTGCTCCCGCTCCGGCTCCCGCGCCCGCGCCCGCTCCGGCGCCCGCGCCCGCGCCCGCTCCGGCTCCTGCGCCCGCGCCCGCTCCCGCGCCCGCTCCGGTCCCCGCGAACAACCCCGGAACTCCGGGCTCTGCGTCGGGTAGCGGCTCCGTAAACGGTCTCCCGGCGGGCACGCAGTCGCCCGAGCTCGGCCTCGCCGGTGCGTCGAACGCGACGGCAAACGGGACCGTGACCGGTACGGTGGAAGGCCCCGCGGCCGAGCAGGAGACGCTCCTCGGTGGTTGCCAGGTCGGCGCGACCTCGTCCTCGGCTGCGTCGAGCCTCCTGACCGCCGGCCTGCTCCTCGGCCTCGTCGCCCTCGCGCGTCGGCGCCGCGCTCGGTAG
- a CDS encoding 6-phosphofructokinase — translation MAAQSTTSSRSQGRGKRLAIVVGGGPAPGINGVIRSVAIEAINDGLEVIGILEGFKWLARGETSHVRTLTIEDVSRIHLQGGSILRTSREAPARDEAKMNNVITALRELKVDYLVTIGGDDTAFTASRVDHLSGNEIAIAHVPKTIDNDLPLPADLPTFGYQTARQIGSDIVTTLMEDARTTGRWYFVVAMGRSAGHLALGIGKAASATLTIVPEEFRGRTVSLESFSRILEGAVIKRKVQGHDYGVAVIAEGAAEAIDERDFADLKEAERDDHGHVRLAELPFGQILKNRVRAALAERGVKLTVVEKNIGYELRCAAPIASDMEYTQDLGHAAVRILLGGNSGTMVCMHGPEIMPIRLRDLLDPVTGKTRVRRVDVDSAGYTLARRYMVRLGPDDFEGPQLESLARTASLSTDEFKARYGDQARPW, via the coding sequence ATGGCAGCGCAGAGCACCACATCGTCTCGTAGCCAGGGTCGCGGCAAGCGGCTCGCCATCGTGGTGGGCGGTGGCCCCGCGCCGGGAATCAACGGGGTGATCCGCTCCGTGGCCATCGAGGCGATCAACGACGGGCTCGAGGTGATCGGCATCCTCGAGGGCTTCAAGTGGCTGGCGCGCGGCGAGACGAGCCACGTCCGGACGCTTACGATCGAAGACGTCTCGCGCATCCACCTGCAGGGCGGGTCGATTCTCCGCACCTCCCGCGAGGCGCCGGCCCGCGACGAAGCCAAGATGAACAACGTCATCACGGCGCTGCGCGAGCTGAAGGTGGACTACCTCGTGACCATCGGCGGCGACGACACGGCCTTCACGGCGAGCCGCGTGGATCACCTCTCGGGCAACGAGATCGCCATCGCGCACGTGCCCAAGACGATCGACAACGACCTCCCGCTCCCGGCGGACCTGCCTACCTTCGGCTATCAGACGGCGCGGCAGATCGGCTCGGACATCGTCACCACGCTGATGGAGGACGCCCGGACCACGGGGCGCTGGTACTTCGTGGTGGCCATGGGGCGGAGCGCGGGGCACCTGGCCCTCGGGATCGGCAAGGCGGCGAGCGCGACCTTGACCATCGTGCCGGAGGAGTTCCGCGGCAGGACCGTCTCGCTCGAGAGCTTCTCGCGCATCCTCGAGGGGGCGGTGATCAAGCGCAAGGTGCAGGGGCACGACTACGGGGTGGCCGTCATCGCCGAGGGGGCGGCCGAGGCGATCGACGAGCGGGACTTCGCCGACCTGAAGGAGGCCGAGCGCGACGACCACGGTCACGTGCGGCTGGCCGAGCTCCCCTTCGGGCAGATCCTGAAGAACCGCGTGCGTGCCGCCCTCGCGGAGCGCGGGGTCAAGCTCACCGTGGTCGAGAAGAACATCGGCTACGAGCTGCGCTGCGCGGCCCCCATCGCGAGCGACATGGAGTACACGCAGGACCTCGGCCACGCGGCGGTGCGGATCCTCCTCGGCGGGAACAGCGGTACCATGGTCTGCATGCACGGTCCCGAGATCATGCCCATCCGGCTACGCGATCTGCTCGACCCCGTGACGGGAAAGACCCGCGTGCGTCGCGTGGACGTGGACTCGGCGGGCTACACCCTCGCGCGGCGGTATATGGTGCGCCTGGGTCCCGACGACTTCGAGGGGCCGCAGCTCGAGTCCCTGGCGCGCACGGCCAGCCTCTCGACCGACGAGTTCAAGGCCCGCTACGGCGATCAGGCACGGCCGTGGTGA
- a CDS encoding UTP--glucose-1-phosphate uridylyltransferase: MSNDSSAELVLFVERMRAEGLPEPLIREFSRQYGLYREGATGKLPWADVAVPGPTDVIAYAEVDQAARRARGAELLDQLVCVKLNGGLGTTMKLDRAKSLIEVREGQSFLALVARQLVTLRARHGARLPLLLMNSFHTRADSLEVMAGFRQPDGLPLDFLQHKVPRIERVTGRPATFVDVDENWTPPGHGDVYLALYLSGLLERLAALGYRWAFVSNIDNLSATVDLGVLGLLEERGLDFAMEVTDKSPADVKGGTLVRYGGRQLMLLERSQVEVEHLADFEDLDRFPVFNTNNLWWRIDAMLQRLRGPGVCLPLIVNPKKVAGVEVVQLETAMGAGIGEFERAAGIRVPRARFAPVKATCDLLVLRSDACRLDEDGAVRPARARDAALGPPVVRLDDRYYQGLSDFDARFPHPLSLLRCTALTVEGDVTFGRDVRVEGAVTVRNLGGAPARIPDGALLRGDVEV; encoded by the coding sequence ATGTCGAACGACTCTTCTGCCGAGCTGGTCCTCTTCGTCGAACGGATGCGCGCTGAGGGGCTGCCCGAGCCCCTCATTCGCGAGTTCTCGAGGCAATACGGGCTGTATCGCGAGGGGGCGACGGGCAAGCTCCCCTGGGCCGACGTGGCGGTGCCCGGCCCCACGGACGTGATCGCCTACGCAGAGGTAGATCAAGCGGCGCGCCGCGCGCGCGGGGCCGAGCTCCTCGACCAGCTCGTCTGCGTGAAGCTGAACGGCGGGCTGGGCACGACCATGAAGCTCGACCGCGCCAAGTCCCTCATCGAGGTGCGCGAGGGCCAGAGCTTCCTCGCGCTCGTCGCGCGCCAGCTCGTCACGCTGCGAGCCCGCCACGGCGCTCGCCTGCCGCTGCTGCTCATGAACAGCTTTCACACGCGGGCCGACTCGCTCGAGGTCATGGCGGGCTTCCGGCAACCCGACGGGCTGCCCCTCGATTTTCTGCAGCACAAGGTGCCGCGGATCGAGCGGGTGACGGGCCGCCCCGCCACCTTCGTCGACGTCGACGAGAACTGGACCCCTCCGGGGCACGGGGACGTCTATCTGGCGCTCTATCTGAGCGGGTTGCTCGAGCGCCTCGCGGCCCTCGGGTACCGGTGGGCCTTCGTCTCGAACATCGACAACCTCTCGGCCACGGTGGACCTCGGGGTCCTCGGCTTGCTCGAGGAACGCGGCCTGGACTTCGCGATGGAGGTGACCGACAAGAGCCCGGCCGACGTGAAAGGGGGGACGCTGGTCCGGTACGGTGGGCGGCAGCTCATGCTCCTCGAGCGGAGTCAGGTCGAGGTCGAGCACCTCGCGGACTTCGAGGACCTGGACCGCTTTCCGGTCTTCAACACGAACAACCTCTGGTGGCGGATCGACGCCATGCTGCAGCGGCTGCGAGGGCCGGGGGTGTGTCTGCCGCTGATCGTGAATCCCAAGAAGGTGGCGGGCGTGGAGGTGGTGCAGCTCGAGACCGCCATGGGGGCCGGGATCGGCGAATTCGAGCGAGCGGCGGGGATCCGCGTGCCGCGCGCGCGCTTCGCTCCGGTGAAGGCGACCTGCGACCTCCTGGTCCTGCGCTCCGACGCCTGTCGACTCGACGAGGACGGGGCCGTGCGACCCGCGCGGGCTCGCGACGCGGCGCTGGGTCCTCCGGTGGTGCGCCTCGACGATCGGTACTACCAGGGACTCTCCGACTTCGACGCCCGCTTTCCGCACCCGCTCAGCCTGCTGCGGTGTACCGCGCTCACGGTCGAGGGGGACGTGACCTTCGGGCGCGACGTGCGCGTGGAAGGCGCGGTCACGGTGCGGAACCTCGGAGGCGCTCCGGCTCGCATCCCCGATGGGGCGCTCCTCCGCGGCGACGTGGAGGTGTAG
- a CDS encoding HAD-IIB family hydrolase codes for MQPLRALPSSVAARIDAIYSDLDDTISTGGRVSAAAFAALWRAQAAGVNVVLVTGRPAGWCDHLARMWPLAAVVGENGALAFACEEGRMRRIYAAREPDAAARLAVIRDEVLATVPGCKVSADQPYREYDLAIDFCEEVPPLPEDEVDRIAAIFRRHGATAKVSSIHVNGWFGSYDKLSMCRRAAGELLGAPLDPERAVFVGDSPNDEPMFRAFPHAVGVANVRRFAPRLAAPPSYVADAESGAGFTEVVDYLLAARGK; via the coding sequence ATGCAGCCCCTTCGCGCCCTCCCCTCGTCGGTCGCCGCCCGGATCGACGCCATCTATTCCGACCTGGACGACACGATCTCCACCGGGGGCCGCGTCTCTGCCGCCGCCTTCGCCGCCCTCTGGCGCGCCCAGGCCGCCGGCGTGAACGTGGTGCTCGTCACCGGACGCCCCGCGGGATGGTGCGATCACCTGGCCCGCATGTGGCCGCTCGCCGCCGTCGTCGGAGAGAACGGCGCCCTGGCCTTCGCCTGCGAGGAGGGCCGCATGCGGAGGATCTACGCCGCGCGAGAACCCGACGCGGCCGCCCGTCTGGCGGTCATCCGCGACGAGGTCCTCGCGACCGTCCCCGGCTGCAAGGTCTCCGCCGACCAGCCCTACCGGGAGTACGACCTGGCGATCGACTTCTGCGAGGAGGTGCCCCCGCTCCCCGAGGACGAGGTGGACCGCATCGCCGCCATCTTCCGGCGACACGGCGCGACGGCCAAGGTGAGCTCGATTCACGTGAACGGCTGGTTCGGGAGCTACGACAAGCTGAGCATGTGCCGTCGGGCCGCGGGGGAACTCCTCGGCGCGCCCCTCGACCCCGAGCGTGCCGTCTTCGTGGGCGACTCTCCGAACGACGAGCCGATGTTCCGGGCCTTCCCGCACGCCGTGGGCGTCGCGAACGTGCGGCGCTTCGCCCCTCGCCTGGCCGCACCCCCGAGCTACGTCGCCGACGCCGAGAGCGGAGCGGGCTTCACCGAGGTCGTGGACTACCTGCTCGCCGCGAGGGGGAAATAG
- a CDS encoding DUF350 domain-containing protein, with protein MKDELMMTLWQFARSFGWAVVAAVSFAFAMGLAIKVFDLLSGDIDEWEEIKKGNWGMALIIASMILSIGLVLYKVI; from the coding sequence ATGAAGGACGAGCTGATGATGACGCTCTGGCAGTTCGCGCGGAGCTTCGGCTGGGCCGTGGTGGCCGCCGTCTCCTTCGCCTTCGCCATGGGGCTGGCGATCAAGGTCTTCGACCTGCTCTCCGGCGACATCGACGAGTGGGAGGAGATCAAGAAGGGCAACTGGGGTATGGCGCTGATCATCGCGTCCATGATCCTTTCCATCGGGCTCGTGCTCTACAAGGTCATCTGA
- a CDS encoding Hsp70 family protein yields the protein MADPRDRPSAPPGTLLAKGGGEGGEALLELELPSGQRVRLVGRRVPAAEGALGSLVFRLETGPSNAPTLLAGLAALARAQHDVELPPVGRAGEVVRGDGFRAPTRDAGVYALPANEALAEVRTIEEVELPPPMAPGPRRPTVGPPQVVGFADPAALVPELPATVRRGGAAASDVDLGHPVTAEVEAVARATGEAAASEVEPALPPRRAPDGGGPASYPLPEPEPAYLRPLAGAAAPAVRPARPPTGPAYVPRPVPEARPMPVVGIDFGTSYSSVAVLRAGLEVIPDEGGELLTPSVVSFPAPGVVLVGTEARRRIGGEAQWTIPSPKRLLGRAYKDPQTGTLLGSLALRTFAGTDKLIRFEAHGEIYSVVDVCAMVLARLKQRASRFLGAEVHKAVFTVPVAYGLLQRSALEQAARQAGLQPVALLTEPSAALLAHGFRGRQGIVAIYDFGGGTFDFSLVEVTDTAFRVLCAGGDPWLGGDDFDQAIANHLADRFWKDSGVDLRQRAVEWQALVFACEAAKRVLSSKSSARITVDNLLHTSQGTKGLSYSVSRRELEKLTAPLIERSMAVVDRVLSQVGMQRSRVDQVVMTGGTSLVPAIRDAVGRYFDRKPTLGDADLAVVRGAAIRAAELGLDAPGGASSGARKLRDVAGRTIGMGTEDGQLHTLFERDTPLPAERRHSVLTQRDGQSEMVITLYEGAKSRIDERQLLGMLRYKGLRPAPAGQRQVDFTFRLDEDGSLHVAALVEGKIHDKTIRLE from the coding sequence GTGGCCGACCCGAGAGATCGGCCGAGCGCGCCGCCCGGGACGCTCCTCGCCAAGGGCGGCGGGGAGGGGGGAGAGGCGCTCCTCGAGCTGGAGCTGCCCTCGGGGCAGCGCGTGCGCCTCGTCGGACGCAGGGTGCCGGCCGCGGAGGGGGCGCTCGGGTCCCTCGTCTTTCGGCTCGAGACCGGGCCCTCGAATGCGCCGACGCTGCTCGCTGGTCTCGCCGCGTTGGCGCGGGCCCAGCACGACGTCGAGCTGCCGCCGGTCGGGCGCGCTGGCGAAGTTGTGCGGGGCGACGGGTTCAGGGCCCCGACGCGCGACGCGGGGGTCTATGCGCTCCCCGCCAACGAGGCGCTCGCCGAGGTGCGCACCATCGAGGAGGTGGAACTTCCGCCCCCCATGGCTCCGGGGCCCCGGCGGCCGACGGTCGGTCCGCCCCAGGTGGTGGGCTTTGCCGACCCCGCGGCGCTCGTCCCCGAGCTGCCCGCCACCGTGCGGCGCGGAGGGGCTGCGGCGAGCGACGTGGACCTCGGTCACCCGGTCACGGCGGAGGTGGAGGCGGTGGCCCGCGCCACCGGCGAGGCGGCGGCGAGCGAGGTCGAGCCGGCGCTGCCACCGCGGCGTGCCCCCGACGGCGGTGGGCCGGCGAGCTATCCCCTCCCCGAGCCGGAGCCCGCGTATCTGAGGCCGCTCGCGGGGGCCGCCGCGCCGGCGGTGCGTCCCGCGCGTCCCCCTACGGGACCCGCGTACGTGCCGCGGCCGGTGCCCGAAGCGCGACCCATGCCCGTGGTGGGCATCGACTTCGGCACCTCCTATTCGTCGGTGGCGGTGCTCCGCGCCGGCCTCGAGGTCATCCCCGACGAGGGGGGTGAGCTCCTCACGCCGTCAGTGGTTTCCTTCCCGGCGCCCGGCGTGGTGCTCGTCGGCACCGAGGCGCGTCGTCGGATCGGCGGCGAGGCCCAGTGGACCATCCCGTCGCCGAAGCGCCTGCTCGGGCGGGCGTACAAGGATCCCCAGACCGGCACGCTCCTCGGCTCGCTCGCCCTGCGGACCTTCGCCGGGACCGACAAGCTGATCCGCTTCGAGGCCCACGGCGAGATCTACTCCGTGGTGGACGTGTGCGCGATGGTCCTTGCGCGCCTGAAGCAGCGGGCCTCTCGCTTCCTCGGCGCCGAGGTGCACAAGGCGGTCTTCACCGTGCCGGTGGCCTACGGGCTGCTTCAGCGCTCCGCGCTCGAACAGGCGGCGCGGCAGGCCGGGCTGCAGCCGGTGGCGCTGCTCACCGAGCCGAGCGCGGCGCTGCTGGCCCACGGGTTTCGCGGCCGGCAGGGGATCGTCGCCATCTACGACTTCGGTGGCGGCACCTTCGACTTCTCCCTGGTCGAGGTGACCGACACCGCATTTCGCGTGCTCTGCGCGGGTGGCGACCCCTGGCTTGGCGGCGACGACTTCGACCAGGCCATCGCGAACCACCTGGCCGATCGCTTCTGGAAGGACTCCGGGGTGGACCTGCGTCAACGCGCGGTGGAATGGCAGGCGCTGGTCTTCGCCTGCGAGGCGGCCAAGCGGGTGCTCTCGAGCAAGTCCTCCGCGCGCATCACCGTGGACAACCTGCTCCACACCTCGCAGGGCACGAAGGGGCTGTCGTACTCCGTGAGCCGCAGGGAGCTGGAGAAGCTGACCGCGCCGCTCATCGAGCGCTCCATGGCGGTGGTGGACCGCGTGCTCTCGCAGGTCGGGATGCAGCGGAGCCGCGTGGATCAGGTGGTGATGACGGGGGGGACCTCGCTCGTCCCGGCCATCCGCGACGCGGTGGGGCGCTACTTCGATCGCAAGCCGACCCTCGGCGACGCGGACCTGGCGGTGGTGCGGGGCGCGGCGATTCGCGCGGCGGAGCTGGGGCTCGACGCGCCGGGGGGCGCCTCGAGCGGCGCGCGCAAGCTCCGGGACGTGGCCGGGCGCACGATCGGCATGGGGACCGAGGACGGTCAGCTCCACACGCTCTTCGAGCGAGACACCCCACTCCCCGCCGAACGGCGTCACAGCGTCCTCACGCAGAGGGACGGACAGTCGGAGATGGTCATCACGCTCTACGAGGGGGCGAAGAGCCGCATCGACGAGCGACAGCTCCTCGGCATGCTGCGCTACAAGGGGCTGCGCCCCGCCCCGGCCGGGCAGCGGCAGGTGGACTTCACCTTTCGCCTCGACGAGGACGGCAGCCTGCACGTCGCGGCCCTCGTCGAGGGCAAGATCCACGACAAGACGATTCGCCTGGAGTAG